The sequence AGAGCAGCCTCCCACCCCACCGCCCCGCCAGCCTCCCCGCCCAGAGCCCTGCAGCCCCCTCACCCCGGCCACCGCCTCGCCTCACCACATGAGGCCACTGCCTCACCACATGACGTCACTGCCTCACCACATGACGTCACTGACTCAGCCTGTGCGTGACATCACCGCCTCAAGCCGTCGCATGACGTCACCACCCCACACGTCACCCCCACGCATTCACCCCGCCCCCCTCTCctcagacgctgcccgacctgctgagtatttcccgccTGATCTGCTTtggtttcaaaacaaaaacacccCGCTGGTCCCTCCTCGCTGCTGGGTTTCAGCCGGGCGGCCCGTCCCTCGGCGGCcgagggcagggagggagggaggggctgcaGCGTCCCACCGCTATTCCTCCCCCCGCCGGTGATTGGTGGGCGGCCCATTTGCCGGCGGGAACTTGTTGCCTTCCGGACGGTTTATCCGGCGCACCCGGGCCGCGGGAAGTCCGTGTCCCGGGAAGCGGCCTCGGGTGAGGAGGGGCCGTGGGTCCcggggagagggacggggggggagagggacggagggggggagagggagagagggacggagggggggagagggagagagggacagggagggggggagagggagggacggggagggggggagagggagggagggacggggagggggggagggagagggagggacggggagggggggggagggagggagggacggggagtgaggggagggagggagggacggggagtgaggggggggagggagggacggggagtgggggggggagggagggacggggagtgggggggggagggagggacggggagtgggggggggagggacggggggagggggagagggagggacggggggggagagggagggacggggagtgagggggggggagggagggacggggagtgaggggggggagggagggagggacggggagtgaggggagggagggagggacggggagtgaggggagggagggagggacggggagtgagggggggagggagggacggggagtgagggggagagggacggggggagggggagagagagggacggggggagggggagagggagggacgggggggagagggagtgagggggagagggacgggggaggggggagagggagggacggggagggaggggggagagggagggggggagggagagggagggaggggggagggacggggaggggggagggagggggggacggggagggggagggacggggagggggggagggacggggggggaggggggggagggaggggggggagggagggacggggagggagggggagggggagggagggacggggagggagggggggagggagggggagtgagggacggggagggagggggagtgagggacgggggagtgggggagggaaggagagggggggagtgggggagggaaggagggagagggggggaagggaggggagggagagggggagggaaggagggagagggagggatggaaggagggagagggggggagggaaggagggagaggggggaagggaaggagggagaggggggaagggaggggagggagagggggagggaaggagggagagggggggaagggagggagggggagggaaggagggagagggggagggaaggagggagaggggggaagggaggggagggagagggggagggaaggagggagagggggggggaagggagggaagggagagggagggaaggggggagggagagggagggagggggggagggggagggagggagagggagggatggaaggagggagagggagggaaggagggagggagaggggaggagggggagacggagggggagagggagggaaggagggaggggggagggagagggagggatggaaggagggagagggagggaaggagggagggagagagagaggaggaggaggggggagggagagaggtggagggagggagggagagagaagaaggAGGACGAGAGAAGGCTTCCCCTCCCTACAGGATTCACTTTCGGAACCCAACTCAATCCAGAACCAACCAGCTTCAGgagctcccctccccctccccctccccctcccccctcccccccccccccccatccctgctCCTCTTCTCTTTGCCCCACTTTCCCTTTCCCAAGTGTCAGACCCTTGCCATTGCTGAATCCAGTCTcagcccctccttcccccacctcctgccctgcCAGGTTTCCTCCCTCCAGCCCCTGCCCGAATGGGGACAGACCCCTGGCCGGTCACTGTTGTCCCTCTGCCCAAGACCCAGGGCTGAGGGTCTGTTGCAGACTTGTCTTCTGGCGTTGCAGGTCTTGCATGCAGCTGGATTGAAGTACTTTAGCTGCTGAACAcccttcctgccccccccccccccccccccccccccccccccccccccccccccccccccccccgctgcacTGATTGTGTTCATGGTGGGGACTTGCCCTGGGTGTTGAGCACCACCCATGGTTTATTAGCATGTGTGGGTGTGAGAATCAGAGGGAAGACAGGTGACAGCAGAGTGTGGCCCTAGAAGTACTGGAAAAGTAAGCAAGGGCTGGGTGGGAGATGGTTCGTTAGGACTGACCATTGGTGATAACCTGCTTGGTTTAGCAATCCATTGTTGCTCAGTGTCTAGCCTTGCACAAAATAATGTTCACGTGACAGGTTACTAGACCTAGTCAGGAACAGTCGAGAAAAAGAATAGGAAAGGTCTGTTTGGCATACAATGCCTTTCACAGATAGTGGGACCCAGAATGTGCAAGATGTTTGGttgaaggaagaaaataaatgactgtgaattttcctttattttccctctcGCAGATCCATGGAGCAAAGCAAGACACAGTGTGCAAACAGGAAAAGGCCACATGGAGACTATGTGGCAGACCTCTCGGAGTTCAGTCTTTCAGTTCTCAATGAGATTAAGGAGCTATTTAATAAAAAGTTCACCTTTCAGAAGCTGGACGGCAACCAGTGGACTCTGCCTGAAGCCCACGACGTCCACACGGGGCAGGTCCAGTGGTCTGAGAAGCTGAAGTCTCTGAAGGAATCGCTCAACGATGTGAAGAACCAGCTGAGCGACAAGGATCTGGAGAAGTGGCATGAGCACACCAGCTTCACCAACTGGGCAGGGAAGGTCATCCCGCACGTGAGGAGGGCGGTGAACGCCGAGCTGTGCACCCAGGCCTGGTGCAAGTTCCACGAGATCCTGTGCACGTTCCCCTTGCTGCCAGTGAAGGCGCTTCAGGACGGGGAGCTGAACTCAGTGCACCTGTGTGAGGCCCCTGGGGCTTTCATCACCAGCCTGAACCACTACCTGCGGTCCAACCACATCTTGTGTGACTGGAACTGGGTCGCCAACACCCTCAACCCCTACCACGAAGGCAACGACACCGGCATGATGATCATGGACGATCGGCTGATCGCAGGCACACTGTCCTGGTGGTACTTCGGCCCGGACGACACGGGTGACGTGATGGACCGGGAGTATCTGGAGGGGCTGACGGAGTTCACTCGGAACATGAAGAGTATCCACCTGGTGACGGCGGACGGGAGCGTCGACTGCCAGGAGAACCCCGGTGAGCAGGAGGCGCTGGTGGCCCCCTTGCACTACTGTGAGGCCATCACGGCCCTAAGGCTGCTGAGCCCCGGCGGCTCGCTGGTGCTGAAGATGTTCACCTTGTTTGAGCGCTGTTCGGCTCACCTGCTCTACCTCCTCAACTGCTGCTTCCAGGAGGTCCACGTCTTCAAACCGGGCACCAGCAAGGCGGGCAACTCCGAGGTGTACGCAGTGTGCCTGGGGTATGGGGGCCGGGCGACACTGGGGCCCCATCTGGAGCGGCTGGAGGGTAGCTTCGGGCCGCAGGCGGCGCGGGAGTGGGAATCGGCtggcctcaccctcccccccatccttccTGGGCCAGCTGGAGGACTGCTGCGCCCTCTTCCACGGGCACCAGACCGCCACCATCCGAGAGAACCTGCGGCTCTTCGGCGGGATGAGCCCCCAGGAGGTGGGACTGCTGGTGGAGAGGCGGGAGTGCGCAGCCAGCTACTACCTACGCCACTTTGGCCTGCGGCCCCTGCCCCGCGACGCCTGGGTGCTGAGGCGGCCAGGCCGCGGGCTGGCGGGCAGGCTCTTTACCCAGCGCAGGAAGCAGCACGCAGGCTCCTACAACGAGAGGCAGGAACTGGCCCGGCAGGGCTGGCTGCAGAGGGTGCGCCGGGGCTACCTGGGGCCCGTGGTGGACACTCACTGGGGGGAGGGTCCCCTGGCTGGCCCCCACCTCCTGGAGGGGGCAGAGGAGCCCCCCGCCTGCGGCTCCTGGTACGTCCTGGAGGGCCGCAGGCTGAGCCGGCTGGCCAGCTCCCCCTTCTGCGAGCCGGAGCTGCTGCGGAGCCTGAATGAGGCGCTGGCCGCCGGCGGGGGCTGCCCCCCGCCCCTCTGTGCTGCTTGCAGTTTCCCCTCCCTGGAGCAGCTGCTGTGGCAGCTGAGCCACCTCCAGGCCGGCCCCCTGGACTGCCTGGTGGTGGGGATCCCGGCTCCCTCCCCGGCTCCCCGGGGACCCCCAGGGCTGTTGTTCCGGCACTGCCACACACCGCCTCCGCCAGCCGGGCCCCTCCACGACGGGGACCCATGCTACCAGCGCTGGCTGCTGTCCGCCGTGCTGCGGGCGGCGACGGAGAGCGCCAAGCACGGCgctgtcctcctccccctcctctcctccttcacCCGCTTCACCGCCGGCCTGATCTTCGCGCTCTGGCATTGCTTCCGCGCCCTGTCCTTCACCTGCCCCGGCTCCCCAGGCCAGCCGGCCACCCTGCTGTGCGTCGGCTTCCGCCGCCCCCCAACCCGGCTGCTGGAGTTCCTGCAGGAGCTGAGCCACCGCCTGGAGCCTGGGCCGGATCCGGAGCCACCGCAGCAGGTGCTGCAGTTTGTGCCCATGGAGCTGCTGCTCGGTGGGCCACTGCCCGAGTTCCTGGGCGCCCTCAACCTCGCCGTTGCCAAGTACAGACTCCACCTGGCGATCCAGGCGGCCACGTAGATTGCTCGGTCCGCCGGAGCTACCTGTCCAGCGGCATTCAGCGGAGGAGCAGCCAATCGCGGAGGAGCCGCGCGGCAGCACGGTCCAACTGGCGGCAAAGCCCGCAGCGGTCCCACTGCCCCGGTGTTAGCTTTGCAGGGCAGGCTCGTCTGAAGCGGTCAGTATGCGTGACGCGAGGAGTGAATGTGGTCTAGTCAAGGTCACCTTGTGGTCGCGGAGAGCCATCGCGAGGCTCTTAACCCGAGCTAGTGGATGAGCAGAAGAAGATGCCAGGGGAAAGTTTGACCTTGCAATGGGTTTGATACCCAAGATCGCCTTGGGAAACGTCACGGGGCAGCTTGTGGGACCAGACTGGAGATGGTGATGCCCAATGCCGAAGCTCGGTGGTGTTAAGCCTGAGGATTGAACAGTCTGACGGGTGTTTGTGTAAATAATTCTTTCCACGTCTTTAACACACGggggaccactttgcacaacattGCGGCTCACGAGCCAGATGTGACTTGGTGGTGGTGTTTGCAGCAGGAGCCGCTGTAAGCTTGCTGGCAGCTTTCTACCCTAATGAGAGATTACTCTTCTAAGTTAATATCCTTTTGCTGAGGTTCAAGTCAAGCAGATAATGGGTGAAAGGGAAGTGATGTTGGAACATTGCGTAGAGCCGTCACTGGGGTTATAACCCAGCAGCTGGTTGGATTTGCTTTGTTCCACTGGTTTGTCTTCCCATTCCTGACTTGCGTCCCTCCACTACTTCCGTAGGTTAGGAAATGATTTTGTAGTAATGAAGTCTGTGCTTTATCAAGAGAGAGAGGatctttgggtggggggggggtacatCAGTATGAAACACAACTCATGGCAGTGGTGGGGTTACCGTCTTTTCTGCTTGGCCGTTGTGGTGATGACCATTATACTGGAGGGGGGAGCAGTGCAACACAGAACCCGAGGGCCTACTGGAGGGTGTGTTTTACTTTAAGTACATATAACGGGCAGTGTTCTGTCCTGGTCCCGTTCCCACAATTCCATCAGTAGTACTGGCTGTTTTGCTTTAGGGTTTAGTGTGGGGACGGTGAGGTCTGAGGTGCACACCACAAGTCAGGATAGTTCCTCTTCACTGTGTGTAGCATTGCCGAATGCCCCCCTATGTCTGTATAACAGTGACGTTACATTTAAAACACTTTTATGTTTAAAACTAAGGACTACACTTCTTCGCTCAAATTTTTCATTCCATCTTAATGTATGGAGTAGCACCCTTCTGGTGGGATAGTTTGTGGTCTTGTCAGACTATGCCTGTGTTACAGTTAAGCTGCATAATGTTAATGTGGTATAAAAAGAGGGCCTATGCAGGATTTGGAAGCCTGGCCACTTCTCGTGCTGTGGTAGAGTTTGTGCTGAGCAGGACAGATTGCAAAGTTGTATATTGTTGGTTAGCCTGAGACTCTTATCAGGTTTAGTTACTTTGTTATCCCAATAAGTGTCTATAGATCTGTTTTACTTTATACAATaaagggcaggcagggtagtgtagcggttagcgtaacgctattacagcgccagcaacctgggttcaattcccgccactgtaaggaatttgtatgttctccctgtgtctgtgtgggtttcctttgggtgctccagtttcctcccacgttccaaagacgtacgggttaggaagttgtgagcgtgctatgttggcgccggaagtgtggcgacacttgtgggctgcccccagaacactctacgcaaaagattcacttcactgtgttttgatgtacatgtgactaataaagatatcttaattgtaAGAAAGCTCTGCTGTATGTCTTATTTTTGCCCTGGTGCATGAGATTATTTGTGAAGTCATTGAAAAGTGTTAATTTAATTTTCAGAAGTTAGTGGTTTAATCACAACTATAACTCTAAACAGGGTAACAAAGTCTTGAGAGGGGACACACATATTTCAGGATGTTGAGCAGTTCAAAGCTGTGTTCCTGTTATGTAGGACATGCAGCAGCCAGTTTTATGAACACTCCCCTCAAAACAGCTCCAGGCTGGCTGGAGGAGCCTGTTCTGTggctgagcaataaatgttgagcAGAACACCACTCTGGAATGGTGCGGGGGGCTCTTTGCAGCCGGGTTCTGTTTGCTTTGTCCAAAGTTGCAGCAGGGACGGACAATATtttaaggtaagatctttattagtcacatgtacatcaaaacacacagtgaaatgcatcttttgcgtagtgtgtgctgggggcagcccacaagtgtcgccacgcttctggcgccaacacagcatgtccacagcttcctaacccgtacgtctttggaatgtgggaggaaaccggagcacccggaggaaacccacgcagacacggggagaacatgcaaactccttacagacagtggccggaattgaacccaaggcgctggcgctgtaatagcgttacgctaactactacaccgCTGTTGGAGTTGCAGAAGAGATAACACTGAAGGGTAGTAGAGACTCAACCACTTGCAGCTGACTGGTTTTGATTCTTGCATGGGAAGTGAATAGTCAGAAGGTCAGAGTTGGCTTTGCTGCTTTGGGTCAGTTGGAGAGCTTTCTCGGTGCAGAGTTAGGGTCTGGtagcacaggaggaagccatttagaCCATTGGGCCTTTGCCAACTCTGaaagactaatttttttttgtccctttCTCGAACTTATCCGATTCCCATTTGGCAATTTTGTGTTGAATGTGCCTGTGGTGCATCTGAGGAATAATTCATCCCTTCCCTTGGGATTTTAGGCAATCACTAGAAAGCTTTGCCCTCCGAGTTTCTCCCTTCTACCGGGGAGATTGGTCTCTTCATTGTCCAAGTAAGCCAACCTGGTTGTTATTAGCAGCTGAGCCTTTGTGTTGAACAAGGCTATTAGTCACGTGCTGGATCCTCTGCCTGGAACAGTGGCTTTGCAGCTTGAATTGGGAATCCAGCACAGCAGCAGGCTTTTCTTTCAACAAATGCAGATGTTAGGCTGGTGCACTTGGAGCCGTCAGTGGAGGGTGTGGAGAAAAATTTGTGTAGCATCAGGACAGAGGTGTTTTTGACAACTTTGTTTTACACACTTGGAGTAATTTTGCCAAAAGTATTTGCCCACCAGATCAAACATTCCGCCAACAGTGACCAAATATATCCAGCCCCATTGGCTGGTGAAGTCCTTTTAATCCCTCTTGTGTGTGCCTACCTTCCTGTTGTGCTGGATTTGATTATAAGGCTGAGAAGGGAAGCACCATGTAACGTATGGAAAGGGCAGGCCTAATGttaacagaaatattttaaatattagaaCATTAATGCATAGGAGGGCTGCAAAACCTGTATAGCGAGCCTATTTTTCTCCTGACCCTGCGGTTTCTTATCCTTTATGTAGTTATCCTATTGTAAATCCTCCAGGTTTCTGCAATTCTAAACAGAACATGAAAAAATTCTTGTTTTAGAAACAACCTCTCTTGTcccgtttggggggggggggggagaaaaagttgTCACGCTCTGTCAGAGCACTCGCTGGCAAATCCTCCAATGATGGGTGAGCTGTCTGCGCACACAGGGCACGATCTCATGAGGTAGGCCAGCCCCTGGACTTTGAGCAAAGCAGGGCCCTTTTTACGACCATTAGAACATTTGTGACAGTCGGTGAGATCTCACCCTCCCCCCAGGCTTGCCAGCTGTTGGTGAGGAATCTCCACTTCTGCCTCCCTGGATATGTGAGTGATGCTTTGCTAGTTTTTCCAAAAAGGTGGTTTCTCAGATGGAACCCCCACCATTCCATTCCCGTTGTCTGACTGAAATTCCAACCAGAAGATACTCTTGTAGGATACAATGATGTAATATTGTCGGTTCCAAAGTCTGCCGAGGGCACTCGGGACCAAACCTGGGATAGCTTGGAGCACGGCGGGTGTGTGCCTCCAGTCAGTCTGTGGTCCACATCAGCGCTGCCTGAATTGCTGGTTGTTGGGGTTGTCTGCCAAAATGCAGCTGGGAGATTGCACTGGGATGCCAAGCTCTGTATGGAGAACAATGTTGCCGGAGCTCCCTGCTGGGCTAATTGGAAGGGAGGCAAGCGGGTGGCTGAACTGGTTTGCCTGGAGGGGAAAGCTctggccgggcagcatctgtgcagagtgtCAGAAGTAACGTTTGGGGTTGctgacttttcatcagagctgggggaaaaattagaaatggaGTATTGTTTCAAGTTgcggagaagggggagagaggtcAGAGGGGGTTGTCCGTGATGGGAGGGAGACAAGTTGCGGTGGTGCTGGATGAGAGGTTGGTGCGGGGTGAAGGTTTGTttattgcagctgatctgtctggaggagaagTAAACAGGAGTTGGATAAGGACGCACGGGAGAGAAAAAACACAGCATTCagtggctggaaatctgaaataaaagagaatgctggaaatacttagcagaccTGTCggtatctgttgagagagaattGGTGTAAATAACTGGGTGTAGGCCTTCAGCCTTTTGAACCAGTTCCACCATTCATCAGGATCATTACAGACTTTCTACCTGGGTGCCACTTTCATTCGCTACCTCTGTATCATTTCCATATTGGTCCCAAGTTATCCTTTATCCTgtttatggaaaaaaaacatattgtTTCCAGTTTGTGACTTTTCAGCAGAACTGGCAGTCCTGACGCTGATGAGAGAGGCTCGTCGTGTGGAATCCTGTCGTGTCCCTGACCACGAGgggaggtgctgctcctccagcttCACTGGGCTTTGGGATCGTGTAAGAGGCCAAATTCAGaatggtcagagtgggatggagaacctAAGTGACAGGTAATTGTAAGCTCTGGGTCGACTTGGGGGCGGAGCCCAGACATTGGGGGCTAAGCCCAAGTCTGATGGCCGGAAAGAACAGATGTGCCTCTTGTTGCAAACCTGGGCTTctagtcactttaattctctgccccacTCGCTCTGacctctgcctttggcctcctgcacttcCCCCAATATACGCTGTCACGTTCTGACCAGGCACCCTACAGTACCCGGGACTCAGTGTTGCATTGAACAGTTTCAGATATCCAGCCCTTCCAGTTTGTGATAGGAGTGATAGTTTTGATACAAGCTCAGTaatttgtaatattaactcaagttgttctccctccatggatgcagcctgacctgctgtgtattcccAGACCTTGAAAATAACTAGTAGCTGtggtcttttgtttttttttcgttTGAATAGCCAGTGATTACTGAAGGACCAGAGAGTGATCTGTCCCAGTGTATCCAGGAAGATGTTGCTGTCTGTTTCGAGTTGGAAAGTgtctggctctggctctggctctgcATATGGTTTGGTACCTCAATGATATCTGTTCGCGTCTCAGGTACAGGAGGAATGTACTCTTTGAATGAAAAGAGACCTCTGGTTCATTGTGTATTAATttgatatttgtttaaaaataaaatgatactATTTGAAAAGTGCACTTTAAAATGTTCTTTGGAGAtaagaaagaaaaagcaataaaTTCTGCCTGGTGAAGAGAAGGACTTTATCTGATTTTGGTTTTGACATTAATGTTACTGGTTGGGATTGTTcttcatttgaaataaaaccaggtcTGTATTCAGTGATTTGCAATAACCATGTACAACTTTTCTTCTGTATGGAGAGCAATTAAATGTCTTCAGATCAGTGAAAGGCGAGTTTGATCTTGTTTTTGTTGTCACCCTTGCACTGGGTGGCATTTGTACCTATGAATAATAACATTTTCATCACATTGACAGCTTCATTCTACAGCAGAAATGTCAAGCACCCTGGCAGTGACAGCACAAATTTAGATGCCAAGTAAACACTATCCTATACTGTCCCACCAAACAGTCTGAGGGCAGGTAAAGCCAAAGTATCCTCTACACCATCCTATATTGTACTCCCAGGGTAGGTACATTCTATGGAATATTGCTTCCCATGCAACCTTGCACAGAGATAATTGTCAGTTGATAAATGGTATATGGGAACTGAAATATAAATGTCCCAAGTTTGGATCACTTAGCAGCAGCAAACTATTGAGATCTTATGTCTGGCAGCTGGATTTCAATCCTGGCCCTAAACGTGTCCTCCCAGCAGCAGGTAACACAGTTGGATGGACGTGGCTGCCGCAGAGCACGAGGTTGCTGTGATGTCTGTCACGAGccgtgaaatattggatgggatgaGCAGAGTGAAGAAAGTAACAAGGTATTGCATCTTTGAAAGTGCGAATCACCAGGCCtggatgaaatatatttaaaaggaAGGAATCTGCAGAAGGTCTGACCATTTGTCAATATCCCTGGCTGTAGGAGTGATAGTGAAGGATTGGAGAACtgctcacagaacatagaacagtacaggaacaggctcttcagcacaCCATGTCTGTAGCAACcgcgatgccaatttaaactacacatttgcctgcatgtgctctatgtccatcaattccctgcctgtttacacGCCTCTTAaacgctatcatatctgcttccaccactttccctagcagtgtgttccaagcacctaacACTGTGTGTaactctcaccttaatcctatggcctctggtatttgacacctTTACCCTGGGGGCGAAaaagaccatccaccttgtctatgcctcttttATGTACTTctgtcgggtctcccctcagcctccaatgctccagagaaaacaactcaagtttgtccaacccctcctcctTGCTAGT comes from Pristis pectinata isolate sPriPec2 chromosome 13, sPriPec2.1.pri, whole genome shotgun sequence and encodes:
- the LOC127577186 gene encoding LOW QUALITY PROTEIN: cap-specific mRNA (nucleoside-2'-O-)-methyltransferase 2-like (The sequence of the model RefSeq protein was modified relative to this genomic sequence to represent the inferred CDS: deleted 1 base in 1 codon), coding for MEQSKTQCANRKRPHGDYVADLSEFSLSVLNEIKELFNKKFTFQKLDGNQWTLPEAHDVHTGQVQWSEKLKSLKESLNDVKNQLSDKDLEKWHEHTSFTNWAGKVIPHVRRAVNAELCTQAWCKFHEILCTFPLLPVKALQDGELNSVHLCEAPGAFITSLNHYLRSNHILCDWNWVANTLNPYHEGNDTGMMIMDDRLIAGTLSWWYFGPDDTGDVMDREYLEGLTEFTRNMKSIHLVTADGSVDCQENPGEQEALVAPLHYCEAITALRLLSPGGSLVLKMFTLFERCSAHLLYLLNCCFQEVHVFKPGTSKAGNSEVYAVCLGYGGRATLGPHLERLEGSFGPQAAREWESAGLTLPPSFLGQLEDCCALFHGHQTATIRENLRLFGGMSPQEVGLLVERRECAASYYLRHFGLRPLPRDAWVLRRPGRGLAGRLFTQRRKQHAGSYNERQELARQGWLQRVRRGYLGPVVDTHWGEGPLAGPHLLEGAEEPPACGSWYVLEGRRLSRLASSPFCEPELLRSLNEALAAGGGCPPPLCAACSFPSLEQLLWQLSHLQAGPLDCLVVGIPAPSPAPRGPPGLLFRHCHTPPPPAGPLHDGDPCYQRWLLSAVLRAATESAKHGAVLLPLLSSFTRFTAGLIFALWHCFRALSFTCPGSPGQPATLLCVGFRRPPTRLLEFLQELSHRLEPGPDPEPPQQVLQFVPMELLLGGPLPEFLGALNLAVAKYRLHLAIQAAT